One Telluria mixta DNA window includes the following coding sequences:
- a CDS encoding carbonic anhydrase: protein MQDIERFIRGFSRFQQRFMSEPVVRASLRDGQHPSTLVIGCCDSRVDPALLTGCDPGDIFVVRNIANLVPPCTADASAGVSSAIEFAVCGLEVARVVVLGHARCGGIRALMSGKRVTDETDFVARWMRIAEPVREEVLRALPHKHDDARCRAAEQASILHSLDNLMTYPWLRRRVEAGKVALHGWYFDIETGSLLAYSPRKQEFLNLVQPLDAAA, encoded by the coding sequence ATGCAGGACATCGAACGCTTCATCCGCGGCTTTTCCCGCTTCCAGCAGCGCTTCATGAGCGAGCCGGTCGTGCGCGCCTCGCTGCGCGACGGCCAGCATCCGTCCACGCTCGTCATCGGCTGTTGCGATTCGCGCGTCGATCCGGCACTCCTCACGGGCTGCGATCCGGGCGACATCTTCGTCGTTCGCAATATCGCGAACCTCGTCCCGCCCTGCACCGCGGACGCGTCGGCCGGCGTCAGCTCCGCCATCGAATTCGCCGTGTGCGGCCTGGAAGTGGCGCGCGTCGTCGTGCTCGGGCATGCGCGCTGCGGCGGCATCCGGGCGCTCATGTCCGGCAAGCGCGTGACCGACGAGACGGATTTCGTCGCGCGCTGGATGCGCATCGCGGAACCGGTGCGCGAGGAAGTGCTGCGCGCGCTGCCGCACAAGCACGACGACGCCCGCTGCCGCGCCGCCGAACAGGCCAGCATCCTCCACTCGCTCGACAACCTGATGACCTACCCATGGCTGCGCCGGCGCGTGGAAGCGGGCAAGGTCGCGCTGCACGGCTGGTATTTCGACATCGAGACCGGCTCGCTGCTCGCGTACTCGCCGCGCAAGCAGGAATTCCTGAACCTCGTGCAGCCGCTGGACGCCGCGGCATGA
- the moaA gene encoding GTP 3',8-cyclase MoaA, translating into MLRDRYGRTIEYLRLSVTDRCDLRCTYCMPTGFKGFEEPEDWLTFDEIERLLRAFARLGTRRIRLTGGEPLLRRHVTDLAGRIAAIPGVDDLSLSTNATTLRRHAEALRKAGVARINVSLDTLDRQCMESITGRDSHARILDGIMAGKEAGFDPIKINMVAMRGVNDGEIERMAEFCIGHGFVLRLIEVMPMGATGRNAAYMDLRPVRTRLQEQFDLVPQALELGGGPARYLATRDGRSSIGFITPLSQHFCATCNRVRLSVDGTLYLCLGQEEKFEFRPLLRGGASDAELEAAIRHAIELKPHQHDFTARPEKIVRFMSQTGG; encoded by the coding sequence ATGTTGCGCGACCGCTACGGCCGAACGATCGAATACCTCCGCCTGTCCGTGACGGACCGTTGCGACCTCCGTTGCACGTATTGCATGCCGACGGGTTTCAAGGGCTTCGAGGAACCGGAGGACTGGCTCACGTTTGACGAGATCGAGCGCCTGCTGCGCGCGTTCGCCCGCCTGGGCACGCGCCGCATCCGTTTGACGGGCGGCGAGCCGCTGCTCCGCCGCCACGTGACCGACCTGGCCGGGCGTATCGCCGCCATTCCCGGCGTCGACGACCTCTCGCTGTCGACCAATGCCACGACCCTGCGCCGCCACGCCGAGGCATTGCGCAAAGCCGGCGTCGCGCGCATCAACGTGAGCCTCGACACGCTGGACCGGCAATGCATGGAATCGATCACGGGCCGCGACAGCCATGCGCGCATCCTGGACGGCATCATGGCCGGCAAGGAAGCCGGTTTCGATCCCATCAAGATCAACATGGTCGCCATGCGCGGCGTGAACGACGGCGAGATCGAGCGCATGGCGGAATTCTGCATCGGCCACGGTTTCGTGCTGCGCCTGATCGAAGTGATGCCGATGGGCGCGACGGGCCGCAACGCGGCGTACATGGACCTGCGGCCCGTGCGGACGCGGCTCCAGGAACAATTCGACCTCGTGCCGCAGGCGCTGGAACTGGGCGGCGGGCCGGCGCGCTACCTCGCCACGCGCGACGGCAGGAGCAGCATCGGCTTCATCACGCCGCTGTCGCAGCACTTCTGCGCCACGTGCAACCGCGTGCGCCTGTCGGTCGACGGCACGTTGTACCTGTGCCTGGGCCAGGAAGAGAAATTCGAGTTCCGCCCGCTGCTGCGCGGCGGCGCCAGCGACGCCGAGCTGGAAGCGGCGATCCGCCACGCCATCGAACTGAAACCCCACCAGCACGACTTCACGGCGCGGCCCGAGAAAATCGTGCGCTTCATGTCGCAGACGGGAGGCTGA
- a CDS encoding methyl-accepting chemotaxis protein — MKMSNFRIGTRLAGGFGLVLMLLALVVAIGLQRFHDVGQATAILIDEDWAKAEAAATIDTMTRANALRTLELFIAPDDGHRARVREKIASNRHEIDGALATLGRLVASAEGKAVLARVTERREAYVASFTQVNALVEGGRRDEAQQLVLTETLPRLDVLQQAVQELNVLQKGRAVAAGKAVRDRIASGRVLMLALGATALAVGLVFAVRLARSIVLPLRSAVAVAQRVAGGDLTSRIEAGSKDEVGELLGALAAMNASLGTMVGEVRRGTETIATASSQIASGNMDLSARTEMQASALQQSASSMEELTGTVQQNADNAREANALAAATATITAEGSDAVARVAATMDEISDGARRIADITGIIDGIAFQTNILALNAAVEAARAGEQGKGFAVVATEVRNLAQRSAAAAREIRHLIDDSTAKIAGGTELTGRAADTMQRVLASVRKVTGIMADITAASDEQRIGIEQVNQAVGQMDSVTQQNAALVEQAAGAAQALQEQAHTLNDTIRMFRLEAARSA, encoded by the coding sequence ATGAAAATGTCAAACTTCAGGATCGGCACCCGTTTAGCCGGCGGCTTCGGCCTCGTGCTGATGCTGCTCGCCCTCGTGGTCGCGATCGGCCTCCAGCGCTTCCACGACGTGGGCCAGGCGACCGCGATCCTGATCGACGAAGACTGGGCCAAGGCGGAAGCCGCTGCCACCATCGACACGATGACGCGGGCGAATGCACTCCGCACGCTGGAACTGTTCATCGCGCCCGACGACGGCCACCGTGCCCGGGTGCGCGAGAAAATCGCGTCGAACCGGCACGAGATCGATGGCGCGCTCGCCACCTTGGGCCGCCTTGTCGCCAGTGCCGAAGGCAAGGCCGTGCTGGCCCGGGTGACCGAGCGGCGCGAGGCGTACGTGGCCTCGTTCACGCAGGTGAACGCCCTCGTCGAAGGGGGGCGGCGCGACGAGGCGCAGCAACTGGTATTGACGGAGACCCTGCCGCGCCTGGACGTGCTGCAGCAGGCCGTGCAGGAGCTGAACGTCCTGCAGAAGGGCCGCGCCGTAGCCGCCGGCAAGGCCGTACGAGACCGGATCGCGTCCGGCCGCGTGCTGATGCTGGCGCTGGGCGCGACCGCGCTGGCCGTCGGCCTCGTGTTCGCCGTCCGCCTCGCCCGTTCCATCGTGCTGCCGCTGCGCAGCGCGGTCGCGGTGGCGCAGCGCGTGGCGGGCGGGGACCTCACCAGCCGGATCGAAGCGGGTTCGAAGGACGAAGTCGGCGAACTGCTCGGCGCGCTGGCGGCGATGAACGCGAGCCTCGGCACGATGGTCGGCGAAGTACGGCGCGGCACCGAGACGATCGCCACCGCGTCCTCGCAGATCGCGAGCGGCAACATGGACCTGTCGGCACGCACGGAGATGCAGGCCAGCGCGCTGCAGCAGAGCGCCTCGTCGATGGAAGAGCTGACGGGCACCGTGCAGCAGAACGCGGACAATGCGCGCGAAGCGAACGCATTGGCGGCGGCGACGGCGACGATCACGGCCGAGGGCAGCGACGCCGTCGCGCGCGTGGCGGCCACGATGGACGAGATCAGCGATGGCGCGCGCCGCATCGCGGACATCACCGGCATCATCGACGGCATCGCATTCCAGACCAATATCCTCGCGCTCAACGCCGCGGTGGAAGCGGCGCGCGCGGGCGAACAGGGCAAGGGCTTCGCCGTCGTCGCCACCGAGGTGCGCAACCTGGCGCAGCGTTCGGCCGCCGCCGCCCGCGAGATCCGCCACCTGATCGACGATTCGACCGCGAAGATCGCGGGCGGCACGGAGCTCACCGGCCGCGCGGCGGACACGATGCAGCGCGTGCTGGCCAGCGTGCGCAAGGTGACAGGGATCATGGCCGACATCACGGCGGCCAGCGACGAGCAGCGCATCGGCATCGAGCAGGTCAACCAGGCCGTGGGCCAGATGGACAGCGTCACGCAGCAGAACGCGGCCCTTGTCGAGCAGGCGGCCGGTGCGGCGCAGGCCTTGCAGGAGCAGGCGCATACGCTGAACGACACGATCCGCATGTTCAGGCTGGAAGCGGCCAGGAGCGCCTGA
- a CDS encoding heavy-metal-associated domain-containing protein → MQHDFQFSAPLAFADIERLTSALCTLPGVRGIDLEPGGREMRVEFDEGATSTQAITAALTGAGYAEANRERSGGCCGGCCGG, encoded by the coding sequence ATGCAACACGATTTCCAGTTCTCGGCCCCCCTCGCCTTCGCCGACATCGAACGCCTCACGAGCGCCCTGTGCACCCTGCCCGGCGTGCGCGGCATCGACCTCGAACCGGGCGGCCGCGAGATGCGCGTGGAGTTCGACGAAGGCGCCACGTCGACGCAGGCCATCACCGCCGCGCTGACGGGCGCCGGCTACGCGGAGGCAAACAGGGAACGCAGCGGTGGCTGCTGCGGCGGGTGCTGCGGTGGCTGA
- a CDS encoding adenosylcobalamin-dependent ribonucleoside-diphosphate reductase gives MNANESLFAASMPTQDVSADVLREKYAKGDETTVAQVRARVARALAAHEPEPLRLEMEQRFLWAQDHGFVPAGRINSAAGIGLKATLMNCFVQPVGDAISGRDGAVPGIYDAVAEAAETMRRGGGVGYDFSAIRPAGSLVKGTQSRASGPVSYMAVFDASCRTVESAGARRGAQMGVLRIDHPDIEAFVAAKDGGAFSNFNLSVGVTDAFMRAVLDDGAVELTHLAEPGPDDQANGAHLRPDGRWVYRTVRARDLWDKVIRSTYDHAEPGVLFLDRINGENNLYYAETLAATNPCGEQPLPPYGCCDLGSLDLTKFVRHPFTPEAFFDLDTFREVTAVGVRMLDLALDATEWPLPQQAAEGRDKRRIGIGFLGLGSALVMLGLRYDADEGRAFAADVTRALRDTAYDASVDLAREKGAFPLFDPARYLDGAFARRLPDELRERIARHGIRNSHLMSIAPTGTIALAFADNASNGIEPAFSWVYQRKKRMPDDSTRIYEVADHAWRLYRHLGHDVSELPPQFVTALEMSARDHLGMMAAVQPYVDGAISKTVNVPADYPFDDFKDLYTEAWRAGLKGLATYRPNAVTGSVLSVAPPPPAEAADAGVPDHVDPLRRRFESRPAGELESVTSKVEYTTQEGKKTVYLTISFMRVEGRLNGRDLVIERPFEFFMPANQRSDGHQWITSTMRLLSLAARAGSSIAKALADMRAVVWEKGPVRCGHLTRADGVQVPVYHDSEVAAIAFMLQRILIRRGFLDAYGNQVPADALDRLLAGRGTPAEAPAPEAAAVEETGAKCPECGARALRKVDGCTRCTSCHYLGGCA, from the coding sequence ATGAACGCCAACGAATCCCTCTTTGCCGCATCCATGCCGACGCAGGACGTGTCGGCCGACGTACTGCGGGAAAAATACGCGAAAGGCGACGAGACGACCGTCGCGCAAGTGCGCGCCCGCGTGGCCCGCGCGCTGGCCGCGCACGAACCCGAGCCGCTGCGCCTGGAGATGGAGCAGCGCTTCTTGTGGGCGCAGGACCACGGCTTCGTGCCCGCCGGCCGCATCAACTCCGCCGCCGGCATCGGCCTGAAGGCCACGTTGATGAACTGCTTCGTGCAGCCCGTCGGCGACGCGATCAGCGGCCGCGACGGCGCCGTGCCCGGCATCTACGACGCTGTGGCCGAAGCGGCGGAAACGATGCGGCGCGGCGGCGGCGTCGGTTACGACTTTTCCGCGATCCGCCCAGCCGGCAGCCTCGTGAAAGGCACGCAGTCGCGCGCGTCCGGCCCCGTGTCGTACATGGCCGTGTTCGACGCGTCGTGCCGCACGGTGGAGTCGGCGGGTGCACGCCGCGGCGCCCAGATGGGCGTGCTGCGCATCGACCATCCCGACATCGAAGCGTTCGTCGCCGCCAAGGACGGCGGCGCGTTCAGCAATTTCAACCTGTCGGTCGGCGTCACGGATGCGTTCATGCGCGCCGTGCTGGACGACGGCGCCGTCGAGCTGACGCACCTTGCCGAGCCGGGACCGGACGACCAGGCGAACGGCGCACATCTACGCCCGGACGGCCGCTGGGTCTACCGCACGGTCCGCGCGCGCGACTTGTGGGACAAGGTGATCCGCTCCACCTACGACCATGCGGAGCCGGGCGTGCTGTTCCTGGACCGCATCAACGGCGAGAACAACCTGTACTACGCCGAGACGCTGGCCGCCACCAACCCGTGCGGCGAACAGCCGCTGCCGCCGTACGGCTGCTGCGACCTGGGCTCGCTCGACCTGACGAAGTTCGTGCGCCACCCGTTCACGCCGGAGGCGTTCTTCGACCTCGACACGTTCCGCGAAGTGACGGCGGTCGGCGTGCGCATGCTCGACCTCGCGCTCGATGCCACCGAATGGCCGCTGCCGCAGCAGGCGGCGGAAGGCCGCGACAAGCGCCGCATCGGCATCGGCTTCCTGGGCCTGGGCAGCGCGCTCGTCATGCTGGGCCTGCGCTACGACGCCGACGAGGGCCGCGCGTTCGCCGCCGACGTCACGCGCGCGCTGCGCGACACCGCCTACGACGCATCGGTGGACCTGGCGCGCGAAAAAGGCGCGTTCCCGCTGTTCGACCCGGCGCGCTACCTGGACGGCGCGTTCGCGCGGCGCCTGCCGGACGAACTGCGCGAGCGGATCGCCCGCCACGGCATCCGCAATTCGCACCTGATGTCGATCGCGCCGACGGGCACCATCGCCCTCGCGTTCGCGGACAATGCGTCGAACGGCATCGAGCCCGCGTTCTCGTGGGTCTACCAGCGCAAGAAGCGCATGCCGGACGACAGCACGCGCATCTACGAAGTAGCCGACCACGCGTGGCGCCTGTACCGTCACCTGGGGCACGATGTATCCGAATTGCCGCCGCAGTTCGTCACGGCGCTGGAGATGTCCGCGCGGGATCACCTGGGCATGATGGCGGCCGTGCAGCCGTACGTGGACGGCGCGATCTCGAAGACCGTCAACGTGCCGGCCGACTACCCGTTCGACGACTTCAAGGATTTATATACGGAGGCATGGCGCGCCGGCCTGAAGGGCCTCGCCACGTACCGGCCGAACGCCGTCACGGGCAGTGTGCTGAGCGTAGCGCCTCCTCCGCCTGCCGAGGCGGCGGACGCCGGAGTGCCGGACCACGTCGATCCGCTGCGCCGCCGCTTCGAAAGCCGACCGGCCGGCGAACTGGAATCCGTCACCTCGAAGGTCGAATACACGACGCAGGAAGGCAAGAAGACGGTGTATCTGACCATCAGCTTCATGCGCGTGGAAGGAAGGCTGAACGGGCGCGACCTCGTCATCGAGCGCCCGTTCGAATTCTTCATGCCTGCCAACCAGCGCAGCGACGGCCACCAGTGGATCACGTCCACGATGCGCCTGCTGTCGCTGGCCGCGCGCGCCGGCAGCTCCATCGCCAAGGCGCTCGCCGACATGCGCGCCGTCGTGTGGGAAAAGGGACCCGTGCGCTGCGGCCACCTGACGCGGGCGGACGGCGTGCAGGTGCCCGTGTACCACGATTCGGAAGTGGCGGCGATCGCGTTCATGCTGCAGCGGATCCTGATCCGCCGCGGGTTCCTGGATGCCTACGGCAACCAGGTGCCCGCCGACGCGCTGGATCGCCTGCTTGCGGGACGCGGCACCCCGGCGGAAGCACCGGCGCCCGAGGCGGCGGCGGTCGAAGAGACGGGCGCGAAATGCCCGGAATGCGGTGCGCGCGCGCTGCGCAAGGTCGACGGCTGCACGCGCTGCACATCGTGCCACTACCTGGGCGGCTGCGCCTGA
- a CDS encoding putative zinc-binding protein encodes MGRDRTVFPLVYSCSGCSSAAQMANHIALELDRADVAEMSCIAGVGGDVPSLVKLAKSGRPVVAVDGCPLECVRNCLARHGVTPDLHVQLAEHGVRKRYHMQFDAAEAATVAREVADDVALLAAERRMLQPV; translated from the coding sequence ATGGGCCGTGACCGCACCGTTTTCCCCCTCGTCTATTCCTGCTCCGGCTGTTCCAGCGCGGCGCAGATGGCCAACCACATCGCGCTGGAACTCGACCGCGCCGACGTCGCCGAGATGTCGTGCATTGCCGGCGTGGGCGGCGACGTGCCGTCGCTCGTCAAGCTCGCGAAGTCGGGCCGGCCCGTCGTCGCCGTCGACGGCTGTCCGCTCGAATGCGTGCGCAACTGCCTCGCGCGGCATGGCGTCACGCCGGACCTGCACGTCCAGCTGGCGGAACACGGCGTGCGCAAGCGCTATCACATGCAGTTCGACGCGGCCGAAGCGGCTACCGTCGCGCGCGAGGTGGCGGACGACGTGGCCCTGCTGGCAGCGGAACGCCGAATGCTTCAACCAGTTTAA
- the ubiT gene encoding ubiquinone anaerobic biosynthesis accessory factor UbiT codes for MNASPYRLPAPVRHVLSRLPGRPGAWLFAAGLNAGLKPHLDADVRAQLLRKRLRLAVLDAGVAFDVAWNGRSFAAVTSKTEPDVVIGATLYDLGLLATRREDPDTLFFSRRLVMEGDTELGLLIKNTLDAIDR; via the coding sequence ATGAACGCTTCCCCCTACCGCCTGCCGGCGCCCGTCCGCCACGTCCTGTCCCGGTTGCCCGGCCGGCCCGGCGCCTGGCTGTTCGCGGCAGGCCTGAACGCCGGTTTGAAGCCCCACCTGGACGCGGACGTGCGCGCGCAACTGCTGCGCAAGCGACTGCGCCTGGCCGTGCTGGACGCGGGTGTCGCCTTCGACGTCGCGTGGAACGGGCGCTCGTTCGCGGCCGTCACATCGAAGACGGAACCGGACGTCGTCATCGGCGCAACCCTGTACGACCTGGGCCTGCTGGCCACGCGCCGCGAGGACCCGGACACGCTGTTCTTCAGCCGGCGCCTCGTGATGGAAGGCGATACGGAGCTGGGACTGCTCATCAAGAATACGCTGGACGCCATCGACCGTTGA
- the ubiV gene encoding ubiquinone anaerobic biosynthesis protein UbiV, with product MKIALGPLQYYWPRDTVFAFYDAMAETPVDIVYLGETVCSRRHELRPSDWLTLADRLAAAGKEVVLSTQVLIESPSDLSALRRVAANGRFLVEANDMGAVHCVDGRPFVAGPHLNVYNPATLALLARAGAVRWVAPLEMPSASLAAMQSDLPAGVETEVFAYGRMPLAFSARCFTARHRNLPKDDCRFSCLEHPDGLVLNTQEGKPFLVLNGIQTQSAKVYNLVDALPAMRALGVGIVRLSPQSAHMADIVASVHGVLTGSLSGAAARERMGAWMPGAACNGFWHGRPGLEEVAA from the coding sequence ATGAAGATTGCCCTCGGGCCCCTGCAATACTACTGGCCGCGCGACACCGTGTTCGCGTTCTACGATGCGATGGCGGAGACGCCCGTCGACATCGTCTACCTCGGCGAAACCGTGTGTTCGCGCCGGCACGAATTGCGCCCCTCCGACTGGCTCACGCTGGCCGACCGCCTGGCCGCCGCCGGCAAGGAAGTCGTGCTGTCGACCCAGGTCCTGATCGAATCGCCGTCCGACCTCTCCGCCCTGCGCCGCGTCGCCGCCAACGGGCGCTTCCTCGTGGAGGCCAACGACATGGGGGCCGTCCACTGTGTCGACGGCCGCCCGTTCGTCGCGGGACCGCACCTGAACGTGTACAACCCAGCCACGCTCGCCCTGCTCGCCCGCGCCGGCGCCGTGCGCTGGGTCGCGCCGCTGGAGATGCCGTCCGCGAGCCTCGCCGCCATGCAGTCCGACCTGCCGGCCGGCGTGGAGACCGAGGTATTCGCCTACGGCCGCATGCCGCTCGCGTTTTCCGCCCGCTGCTTCACCGCGCGCCACCGCAACCTGCCCAAGGACGATTGCCGCTTCAGCTGCCTGGAACATCCGGACGGCCTCGTGCTGAACACGCAGGAGGGAAAACCGTTCCTCGTGCTGAACGGCATCCAGACCCAGTCCGCGAAGGTCTACAACCTCGTCGACGCGCTGCCCGCCATGCGCGCTCTGGGCGTGGGCATCGTGCGTCTCAGCCCGCAGTCGGCCCACATGGCGGACATCGTCGCCAGCGTGCACGGCGTGCTGACGGGGTCGCTGTCCGGCGCCGCCGCGCGCGAGCGCATGGGCGCGTGGATGCCCGGCGCCGCGTGCAACGGTTTCTGGCATGGCCGACCCGGCCTCGAGGAGGTCGCCGCATGA